Proteins from a genomic interval of Actinomycetota bacterium:
- a CDS encoding ABC transporter ATP-binding protein yields MTGPGRQGVQGPLLVADGVAKRFGQTVALDGLSIEVRGGEVVAVVGPSGSGKSTLLLCLAGIIRPDEGEIRYRGRALGSLSDTVLTRLRRDEFGFVFQFGQLVPDLTAVENVSLPLRLAGLRRRDAEARSRAWLERLDVAAQAGKRVGEMSGGENQRVAVARSLATGPRVVFADEPTGSLDSLNGEVVMELLVSAARDQGTTVVLVTHEARVAAYADREVVLRDGRVAEVPVLR; encoded by the coding sequence GTGACCGGGCCAGGGCGGCAGGGCGTGCAGGGGCCGCTCCTGGTAGCCGACGGGGTGGCGAAGCGGTTCGGGCAGACCGTGGCCCTGGACGGGCTGTCGATCGAGGTCCGGGGCGGCGAGGTCGTGGCCGTCGTGGGGCCGAGTGGCTCCGGCAAGTCCACGCTCCTGCTGTGCCTCGCCGGGATCATCCGGCCGGATGAGGGAGAGATCCGCTACCGGGGCCGAGCCCTCGGATCGCTGTCCGACACCGTTCTCACGCGGCTCCGGCGGGACGAGTTCGGGTTCGTGTTCCAGTTCGGGCAGCTCGTCCCTGATCTCACCGCTGTCGAGAACGTGTCCCTCCCCCTTCGCCTGGCCGGCCTTCGCCGCCGCGACGCGGAGGCCCGATCCCGGGCCTGGCTGGAGCGCCTGGACGTCGCGGCCCAGGCCGGGAAGCGGGTCGGGGAGATGTCCGGCGGGGAGAACCAGCGGGTGGCCGTGGCCCGGTCCCTCGCCACCGGCCCCCGGGTGGTCTTCGCGGACGAGCCCACGGGGTCCCTCGACTCGTTGAACGGGGAGGTCGTCATGGAGCTGCTGGTCTCCGCGGCCCGGGACCAGGGGACGACGGTCGTGCTCGTCACGCACGAGGCCCGGGTGGCCGCCTATGCCGACCGCGAGGTGGTGCTCCGGGACGGGCGGGTGGCCGAGGTCCCGGTGCTCAGGTGA